The Aspergillus fumigatus Af293 chromosome 3, whole genome shotgun sequence region AGCCTCTTGTGTGGCCCAGTTCGGCGGTAGATGCTAACTTCTTTGCCGATGTCTAGGACATGGCTTTCAATCTCAGCATCTGGAAATGGCGACTTGTGTGCAGTTCCACCATCAAGGAGCTCCCATCCAGTGTCCGAGATAAACTGGCTTTGAGTTTCTCTTGTGCTGGAAGAGACCTTGTCGTGTTCAGTATCATCGGGATGCCCCTCGATTGAATGTAATTATCTCTGTTGCTGAACAGTCAGGAAAGACTGTGGCAGGCAAAACAAGAGATTATATCGTACAGTTTCAACATGTCCAACGCGGGGCCAACTGATCAGGAGGGGCAATGAAAGCATCCAGGATCATATCCGATTCTCGAAAGCAGTCATTGTTGTAAAAATCACCGCAGTTGTCCAATTCAGAGACCAACTGCCATCCTGAACTTAATACTACATGTCGATGGCAGAGCAGGAGGTTTGTCAACATAGCATCATGTAAGCAAGAGAGCCAACGCCTCATGTTGCTATAATAGAGAATAGCCCAGTTCTCAGTTGTTTACTTTGGGCCACTTGACATGATTCTGGTTCTCGTTTACTTGCAATGAGTACAGTGCAGGAGTCTTTCTCAACCAGTCCTACAAGGTGGATATGGACATAGAACGAGATATCTGCATCATAGAAAATTTCATGATTCATAGTCGCATCTCATAAACGAAAAGATAGACCTGAAAAGCAGGGAGCAACCGGAGACCTCTCAAACAAGGGAAAATGAGCTCTGCTTCGAACAAGAGTACACACGGAGCAAATCGGACGAAACTGTTTAGTAGCGATATCTAGTCGAGTAGTCTGCGAAATCGTTAATATACGAGCCCGAATGAGATCCGCAACAAAAGAGAGTGCTGACCTTTAGGACTCACGACGAGACCGCGCCCTTTCTTAGCACCCTTGTAGATAGTTTCAATAATGTCTATCAACTCCTGCTTATCTTCAAGCACCCAATTCAACTTGTTGTTGTTACCTGTGCCGAAATCGCACATCATATGCTTGTTCCTCCAGAAGAACATGATCGTCATGGGATCGAAAAGTTCGTACATGGAATTGAATTCCGGTACCTCGTCAATGTCGCAGAGGTAGATTACCGCGAAGTCTGATCGCAGATGTCAGTACCATCACCAGTGGCTGAGAGAACAGAACACTGAAGACCGAACTTACTCTTCACGCGCTCAgcgatcttgaagagcaCTTCATCTTGGCGCATGCCTGTCCGATATCAGTATTGTCTACCGAGAAAGAGAGGGGGCACTAAGCCTACAATCAACGTCATGATCCCGACCAAATCTGATAACCTACGTTCCAATGGCCGACGTTAGTCAATTGGTCAAGGAACCGAACGAATTCTGCTCACATACCACAAGTCTGTCCTCCTCCGAGAGAATAGCCTGATCAACGTGCCAGGCAGAGCGCAGATGTGGCAAGACAACAGAACCCATGTTGTGATGCTTCTAAAGACGATAGATAGTATTGCAAATGGATGCGGTTGTAGATGATTTACCAACCTCACTGTCACGTGCAATACAGATAGTCGAGTCGTTTTTGCAATGTAAACTTGAGCTTGGATGCTCCTTAATACGCTGAAAGAGACTGGCAGACAAAGCTTCTAGAATTTTCGCGCAGCTTAACTCTCATTTCTTCCATTAAGACTACATGTGTGATATCATAATGATCAGGGACAGACCAACCGTCCACGTCCATATGAAAACCATCTGAAGAAccccattttcttctccaaacGGTCGGACAAGCCGACCAGATTGATGAAAAAAAGGTGGTTCGCGTCAATCGGGGGTAGTGTAAGCCCGATGACACTGTGTGGCGAGGCATGCGCAAGCACAGAGGCCTCACCACGGGGTCCAAAAATGAGATTAATCAATGTTGTGTTCCTTAGAACACTTTCAGAGATTAAACTGAAAAGAACAGATACTACACTTGATCTAAGCCAAAAGGCAAagagagctgg contains the following coding sequences:
- the dim1 gene encoding DIM1 family thioredoxin-like protein; amino-acid sequence: MGSVVLPHLRSAWHVDQAILSEEDRLVVIRFGRDHDVDCMRQDEVLFKIAERVKNFAVIYLCDIDEVPEFNSMYELFDPMTIMFFWRNKHMMCDFGTGNNNKLNWVLEDKQELIDIIETIYKGAKKGRGLVVSPKDYSTRYRY